A window of the Desulfobacula toluolica Tol2 genome harbors these coding sequences:
- the mbhE gene encoding hydrogen gas-evolving membrane-bound hydrogenase subunit E translates to MKQTAPCIDKIPDCCRLGLFSSVIPLVLFGMLCLAWPGVVKGEVFQVEWAWVPSLDLYLRFRLDGLSLLFCLIVTMAGFFVSLYASSYMAGKQHLNRFFVYLHGFMIAMLGIVTADNLLLLFVFWEATTILSYLLIGFDHENNTARENARQAILVTGAGGLFLLFGILLFKTAGGSMTLSQWALSGDAIRNHALYPAIFICILVGAMTKSAQVPFHFWLPNAMSAPTPISAFLHAATMVKAGIYLLMRFHPLLGGTALWMGTLVLLGGTTAVWGAVQALGPCDLKRILAYTTMMALGILTLFLGGQTVLSLTAATTFLMVHALYKASLFLAVGSIDHQTGTRDLRNLGGLLKAMPLTAIAVAAATLSMAGFPLFFGFIGKEIMYEGALAEEMFPVFATTATLAANALMTAVAAIILIAPFLGRRPLMMDRICEVPWTMRLGPAIMGGIGVVFGIIPEWVSANLVQPAVFAYHPAREEIRMAFFHGFNLPLLLSMITLATGGLIYRQRIRLRALIQTSLEKLWITTPGIYQFILDLFLKSAGWFTRTFQNGSLHTYLSIILMALAVIVGWAWFIHIPSVFMIPVINDAWIAAGLCGFILLASGVVVTARQRLAAIGGLGGVGAGVALIFLIFGAPDIALTQLLVETLTVVIVSMVLFRLPPIDAVRKRARVRNLFNAVVSLCIGLLVTTVLMGVLTVPLDRSLTDFFEDYSYIAAHGRNIVNVILVDFRSLDTLGEICVVVLAAWAGVALMRSRKKEE, encoded by the coding sequence ATGAAGCAAACAGCGCCCTGTATTGACAAAATTCCAGATTGTTGCAGATTAGGGCTTTTTTCCAGTGTTATACCGCTTGTTTTATTTGGAATGCTCTGTCTGGCATGGCCCGGAGTGGTTAAGGGGGAGGTATTCCAGGTTGAGTGGGCCTGGGTTCCCAGCCTCGATCTCTACCTGCGGTTCCGCCTGGATGGACTGAGCCTGTTATTCTGTCTGATAGTTACCATGGCTGGTTTTTTTGTAAGCCTTTACGCTTCCAGTTACATGGCCGGGAAACAGCATCTCAACCGTTTTTTTGTCTATCTGCATGGATTCATGATCGCCATGCTCGGTATTGTCACGGCCGATAATCTGCTGCTGCTCTTTGTGTTCTGGGAGGCCACCACGATCCTGTCCTACCTGCTCATCGGGTTTGACCATGAAAACAATACGGCACGGGAAAATGCCCGACAGGCCATCCTGGTTACAGGAGCCGGAGGGCTTTTTCTGCTTTTCGGTATCCTGCTTTTCAAGACTGCCGGTGGGTCGATGACACTGAGTCAATGGGCGCTGTCCGGTGATGCAATTCGCAACCATGCCCTGTATCCGGCAATTTTTATCTGCATTTTGGTGGGTGCCATGACCAAATCTGCCCAGGTTCCATTTCATTTCTGGCTGCCCAATGCCATGAGCGCGCCTACGCCCATCAGTGCTTTCCTCCATGCTGCCACCATGGTCAAGGCCGGTATTTATCTGCTCATGCGGTTTCATCCCCTGCTGGGAGGGACAGCTCTTTGGATGGGAACGCTGGTCCTTTTAGGCGGCACCACAGCCGTATGGGGTGCGGTCCAGGCGCTGGGTCCCTGTGACCTCAAACGGATACTGGCCTATACCACCATGATGGCGCTAGGAATTCTGACCCTGTTCCTCGGCGGGCAGACCGTTCTTTCCCTGACCGCAGCCACAACTTTTCTCATGGTTCATGCCCTTTACAAAGCCTCCCTGTTCCTGGCGGTGGGCAGTATCGACCATCAGACCGGGACCCGGGATCTTCGCAACCTTGGCGGGTTACTCAAAGCCATGCCCCTGACAGCCATTGCCGTTGCCGCCGCCACCCTTTCCATGGCCGGATTCCCTTTGTTTTTTGGATTTATCGGAAAAGAGATCATGTACGAAGGGGCCCTGGCTGAGGAGATGTTCCCCGTATTTGCCACCACGGCGACACTGGCTGCCAATGCCCTGATGACGGCTGTGGCGGCCATCATCCTGATCGCGCCGTTTTTGGGTCGTCGTCCCCTGATGATGGACCGGATTTGTGAGGTGCCCTGGACAATGCGGCTGGGTCCGGCCATCATGGGCGGAATAGGTGTTGTGTTCGGCATCATTCCGGAATGGGTCTCTGCCAACCTGGTTCAACCGGCTGTTTTTGCATATCATCCGGCCCGGGAGGAAATCCGAATGGCTTTTTTTCATGGATTCAATCTTCCGCTGCTGCTGAGTATGATCACTCTGGCCACGGGTGGTTTGATCTATCGGCAGCGCATCCGGCTGCGCGCTCTTATTCAAACCAGCCTGGAAAAGCTGTGGATAACCACCCCTGGGATATACCAGTTTATCCTGGATCTGTTTCTCAAAAGTGCGGGCTGGTTTACCCGAACATTCCAGAACGGATCTTTGCATACCTATCTTTCCATCATATTGATGGCGCTGGCAGTTATTGTCGGATGGGCCTGGTTCATTCACATCCCTTCTGTTTTCATGATTCCTGTCATCAATGATGCCTGGATTGCGGCCGGACTCTGCGGGTTTATTTTGCTGGCTTCGGGCGTGGTGGTGACGGCCCGTCAACGGCTGGCTGCCATTGGGGGACTGGGGGGGGTAGGCGCTGGTGTGGCCCTTATTTTTCTTATTTTCGGTGCGCCAGATATCGCATTGACCCAGCTTCTGGTGGAAACCCTGACCGTGGTGATCGTCTCCATGGTGCTGTTCCGCCTGCCACCCATTGATGCTGTTCGCAAGAGAGCCCGGGTCAGGAATCTGTTCAATGCCGTCGTTTCCTTGTGTATCGGCCTGCTGGTGACCACCGTTCTCATGGGGGTGCTGACAGTGCCTCTCGATCGCAGCCTCACCGATTTTTTTGAAGATTACAGTTATATTGCCGCCCATGGCCGGAATATTGTCAATGTTATTCTGGTTGATTTCAGAAGCCTGGACACCCTGGGTGAAATCTGCGTGGTGGTGCTGGCGGCCTGGGCTGGTGTGGCTCTGATGCGCAGCAGGAAAAAGGAGGAATAA
- a CDS encoding FKBP-type peptidyl-prolyl cis-trans isomerase gives MGKKPAATDTVETHYEGKTLDGTIFDSSYKRGQTTSFPLNGVIKGWTEALQLMAEGSKYELYIPSELAYGPAGSGGMIEPYSTLIFTVELIAVK, from the coding sequence ATCGGAAAAAAGCCTGCTGCTACAGATACCGTTGAAACGCATTATGAAGGTAAGACGCTTGATGGTACAATTTTTGACAGCTCATACAAACGTGGACAAACAACAAGTTTCCCACTGAATGGTGTAATCAAAGGCTGGACAGAAGCACTTCAGCTTATGGCTGAGGGTTCAAAATATGAACTGTATATTCCGTCTGAGCTTGCATATGGTCCTGCCGGCAGTGGGGGAATGATTGAACCGTATTCTACATTGATCTTCACTGTTGAACTTATCGCAGTAAAGTAG
- a CDS encoding proton-conducting transporter transmembrane domain-containing protein has protein sequence MQLIFPVLVPMIAAIAMVLFRMDEKKANTAAVIGALIHVFASVLLMVTIFDVKAMALWVGNWPAPAGICLVADYLSAVMVLITSVIHTAVIIYARKDIGSSQIKAGFYPFMQLLTAAVCGAFLTGDLFNLYVWFEVMLMASFGIMIMGHSSGRMAGAVKYVTMNLLSTMFLITAIGLIYGLTGTLNMADLSEKMALVENAALVNSVALLLITALGIKSALFPLFFWLPASYHILPVSVSAFFAGMLTKVGVYALIRMFTLVFVGDTVITHTTLMVLAVLTMVSGVVAAASQTEIRRILSFHIISQVGYMVLGLSLFTPLALAGTLIYLVHHIIVKTNLFLVSGLIRKAAGSFDLNHIGSLYKTRGLLSVGFFIPAFSLAGFPPLSGFWAKLLIVYACLESRHYILGAVAAVVGLMTLFSMTKIWSEAFWKPLPGDQATPFELKPLSAWMMSPVLGLALITILTGLFMEPVYRFAVVVGEQLMNPMPYIQAVKGGG, from the coding sequence ATGCAGCTCATTTTTCCTGTTCTTGTGCCCATGATTGCCGCCATTGCAATGGTTCTTTTCCGGATGGATGAAAAAAAGGCCAATACTGCTGCTGTTATTGGTGCCTTGATCCATGTTTTTGCAAGCGTTCTGCTCATGGTGACCATTTTCGATGTGAAGGCCATGGCCTTGTGGGTGGGCAACTGGCCGGCCCCGGCCGGAATCTGCCTGGTGGCGGATTATCTGAGTGCGGTCATGGTACTGATCACCAGTGTGATCCATACGGCAGTGATTATCTATGCGCGCAAGGACATCGGCAGCAGCCAGATAAAAGCCGGCTTCTATCCGTTCATGCAGCTTCTGACCGCTGCTGTCTGCGGTGCCTTTCTTACCGGCGACCTGTTCAACCTCTATGTCTGGTTTGAGGTGATGCTCATGGCATCCTTCGGCATAATGATCATGGGGCATTCCTCCGGCCGAATGGCCGGTGCGGTTAAATACGTGACCATGAACCTTTTGTCCACCATGTTTTTGATCACGGCCATCGGATTGATTTATGGCCTCACCGGAACCCTGAACATGGCAGATCTTTCTGAAAAAATGGCCCTGGTGGAAAATGCGGCCCTGGTGAACAGTGTGGCCCTGCTGCTGATTACAGCGTTAGGTATTAAATCGGCCCTGTTTCCGCTGTTCTTCTGGTTGCCGGCATCTTACCACATCCTGCCGGTCTCGGTCTCTGCCTTTTTTGCCGGCATGCTGACAAAAGTAGGGGTATACGCACTGATCCGTATGTTTACCCTGGTGTTTGTCGGCGACACGGTCATAACCCATACCACGCTGATGGTCCTGGCGGTACTCACAATGGTGTCCGGGGTTGTTGCAGCCGCTTCACAGACGGAAATCAGACGCATCCTCTCATTTCACATCATCAGTCAGGTGGGATACATGGTCCTGGGGCTTTCACTGTTCACCCCCCTTGCCCTGGCCGGCACCCTGATTTATCTGGTTCATCATATCATTGTCAAAACCAATCTGTTCCTGGTGAGCGGTCTTATCCGAAAAGCAGCCGGGTCATTTGACCTGAACCATATCGGCAGCCTTTATAAAACCCGCGGCCTGCTTTCGGTCGGGTTTTTCATCCCGGCTTTTTCCCTGGCCGGGTTTCCGCCTTTATCCGGTTTCTGGGCCAAGCTTTTGATCGTTTATGCCTGCTTGGAAAGCCGGCATTATATCCTTGGCGCAGTGGCCGCAGTCGTTGGACTGATGACACTATTTTCCATGACTAAAATCTGGTCAGAAGCTTTCTGGAAACCTTTACCCGGGGATCAGGCCACCCCCTTCGAACTCAAGCCCCTTTCTGCCTGGATGATGTCACCGGTTCTGGGTCTTGCCCTGATCACCATACTGACCGGGCTGTTCATGGAACCTGTTTACCGTTTTGCCGTGGTGGTGGGTGAGCAGCTGATGAACCCGATGCCGTATATCCAGGCTGTTAAAGGAGGTGGCTGA
- a CDS encoding Na(+)/H(+) antiporter subunit B gives MESVILKTATRLMVGLMLVFAVYLLLRGHHEPGGGFSAALVTGTAFALFGITEGPKRLRQAIRIRPEIISATGLALGAGSGLPALVMGKPYLTGAWWSFNSLVLGTPLIFDIGVFLAVLGAILAVLLTLEEN, from the coding sequence ATGGAATCAGTAATTCTGAAAACCGCGACAAGGCTTATGGTCGGGCTGATGCTGGTTTTTGCCGTATATCTGCTGTTACGGGGGCACCATGAACCCGGCGGCGGGTTTTCCGCAGCCCTGGTAACCGGTACCGCCTTTGCCTTGTTTGGCATAACTGAAGGACCAAAACGTCTTCGCCAGGCGATCCGTATACGGCCTGAAATTATTTCCGCCACAGGCCTGGCCCTGGGTGCAGGTTCGGGACTGCCGGCCCTTGTTATGGGAAAACCGTATCTGACCGGTGCCTGGTGGTCGTTTAACTCCCTGGTACTGGGTACGCCGCTGATATTTGATATCGGTGTTTTCCTGGCGGTTCTGGGAGCTATTCTGGCTGTGCTGCTGACCCTGGAGGAAAATTAA
- a CDS encoding Na+/H+ antiporter subunit E, giving the protein MPLFILNISFAAVFTLLTGSGRIGIFLFGFVLGYGILWLSSPLYKDTRYFKKLPKTLNLITYFLKELFVSNLRVLWDVITPGHISRPGIIGVPLDAETDLEIFLVANLISLTPGSLSVDLSEDKKTLFVHIMFLENATAARTDIKNGLEKRVLEVMRS; this is encoded by the coding sequence ATGCCCCTTTTTATATTAAATATTTCATTTGCCGCGGTATTCACTCTTCTTACGGGCAGCGGCAGGATTGGTATCTTTTTGTTCGGATTTGTTCTCGGTTATGGAATTTTATGGCTGTCCAGTCCCCTTTACAAGGATACGCGGTATTTCAAAAAACTGCCCAAAACCCTTAATCTGATCACCTATTTTCTCAAAGAACTTTTTGTATCCAATCTCAGGGTACTCTGGGATGTGATCACGCCCGGCCATATAAGCCGTCCGGGCATTATCGGAGTCCCACTGGATGCCGAGACAGACTTGGAAATTTTTCTGGTTGCCAACCTGATATCCCTGACACCCGGCTCCCTGAGTGTGGACCTGTCTGAAGACAAAAAAACCTTGTTTGTTCATATCATGTTTCTAGAAAATGCAACTGCTGCCCGGACCGATATCAAAAACGGTCTGGAAAAAAGAGTCCTGGAGGTGATGAGATCATGA
- a CDS encoding universal stress protein, with the protein MIKRILVGLGGTPFTAVATRCATELGDIHQAQLTGVTVVDTSKLDNVGSVPAGADAYAQRMRKKKLKVTREGTEHAISLFKEHCSKNQVICRRIQYEEGDTFEAMIREARFNDLTIFGLRSIFEYGFVADPDKAIIKLLRQGVRPILAVAENYRPIKTVLIALSGSMESAKSIREFLHLNPWPGVKLLMVHFKGQKDSDPFLLNKASDFCQSYGFDVKTDLVEGNPRSDLLHYAMDHKVDLIVMGNSSGNIIKRSLLGDTVLELIHSTEIPLFLSQ; encoded by the coding sequence ATGATTAAACGAATTTTAGTCGGACTGGGCGGGACCCCGTTCACAGCAGTGGCTACCCGGTGCGCTACTGAACTGGGTGATATTCATCAGGCGCAGTTGACAGGCGTAACCGTCGTGGATACCAGTAAGCTTGACAATGTGGGGTCGGTTCCTGCGGGAGCAGATGCTTATGCCCAGAGGATGCGGAAAAAAAAGCTCAAGGTTACCCGGGAGGGTACAGAACACGCCATTTCTCTGTTCAAGGAACATTGCAGTAAAAATCAGGTGATCTGCCGGAGGATACAGTATGAAGAAGGGGACACCTTCGAGGCTATGATCAGGGAAGCCCGGTTCAACGACCTGACCATTTTCGGGCTTCGCAGTATTTTTGAATATGGATTTGTCGCAGATCCGGACAAGGCCATTATTAAACTTCTGCGCCAGGGTGTCAGGCCCATTCTGGCTGTGGCTGAAAATTACCGGCCCATAAAGACCGTACTGATAGCCTTAAGCGGTTCCATGGAATCTGCAAAAAGCATTCGTGAGTTTCTTCACCTGAACCCTTGGCCCGGTGTTAAGCTGCTCATGGTTCACTTCAAAGGTCAAAAGGACTCAGATCCGTTTCTCCTGAACAAAGCATCGGATTTCTGCCAGTCCTATGGCTTTGACGTTAAAACCGATCTTGTTGAGGGAAACCCGCGTTCAGACCTGTTGCACTATGCCATGGACCATAAGGTTGATCTGATCGTAATGGGTAACAGCTCCGGGAACATCATAAAACGGAGCCTGCTTGGGGATACAGTGCTTGAATTGATCCATTCCACGGAAATACCCTTATTCCTGTCTCAGTAA
- a CDS encoding carbon-nitrogen hydrolase family protein, producing MVNIGIVQMNAAPLKVNENLIKADALISQAVKDGAELVVLPEMFNVGLFVQEQLMKLGEPLDGLTTYWLKDQAAKNKVFIITSIYEQYEGDFYNTMVMVGYDGSLQIYRKRNPTVQERLVWKRCDEPGPGIFDTPFGRIGGAICFDSFFKETYEGFKQSGVEFVIIVALWGTFLPDIKYPDTFYFNKLLKYQSYLASEVVPQKYAKTLEVPVVYVNQSGTINIPMTHPRFYPMLDWKKSTYDFVGNSNIYEPSGKKLVQGLDLKAEFCTVVPVGINQSKKRPEVSRVNIPSGYMKKKYYFVEPPFMFKLYQKLCFSGFKPKYEEMCGRHA from the coding sequence TTAAGGACGGTGCGGAGCTTGTAGTATTGCCTGAAATGTTTAATGTAGGATTGTTTGTTCAAGAGCAATTGATGAAACTGGGAGAACCTCTTGATGGTCTTACCACATATTGGTTAAAAGATCAGGCTGCAAAAAACAAAGTATTTATAATCACAAGTATTTATGAGCAGTATGAAGGGGACTTTTATAATACCATGGTAATGGTTGGATATGATGGAAGTCTTCAAATATATCGCAAACGAAATCCGACCGTTCAAGAGCGGCTCGTATGGAAACGATGCGATGAACCAGGCCCTGGAATTTTCGATACTCCATTTGGGCGAATTGGCGGTGCCATCTGTTTTGATTCTTTTTTTAAGGAAACATATGAAGGCTTTAAACAAAGCGGTGTGGAATTTGTTATTATTGTTGCTTTGTGGGGGACTTTTCTTCCGGATATTAAATATCCGGATACGTTTTATTTTAACAAATTATTAAAATATCAATCTTATTTAGCCTCGGAAGTTGTACCGCAGAAGTATGCCAAAACATTAGAAGTACCTGTTGTATATGTAAATCAAAGCGGTACAATTAACATCCCCATGACTCATCCGAGATTTTACCCCATGCTTGACTGGAAAAAATCAACGTACGATTTTGTTGGTAATTCTAATATATATGAACCTTCAGGCAAAAAATTAGTTCAGGGGCTGGATTTGAAAGCTGAATTTTGCACTGTTGTACCTGTAGGAATAAATCAATCAAAAAAAAGACCTGAAGTTTCACGCGTCAATATCCCATCTGGATATATGAAAAAAAAGTATTATTTTGTCGAACCACCGTTTATGTTTAAATTATATCAGAAATTATGCTTTAGCGGTTTTAAACCTAAATATGAAGAAATGTGCGGTCGTCATGCATAA
- a CDS encoding NADH-quinone oxidoreductase subunit K: MEALMALVVGLMIAAALYLMLSGVLVRFVFGFTLMGNAINLLIFTAGRLTNSNPALIHPGQTILTSPAANALPQALILTAIVIGFAMTTFFLILLVRTFDQVQTLDADQPPLCCELPDTGLGDRKTNLPGKKG, from the coding sequence ATGGAAGCACTCATGGCCCTGGTTGTTGGACTGATGATTGCTGCGGCACTTTATCTGATGCTTTCGGGTGTGCTGGTCAGGTTTGTTTTCGGGTTCACCCTCATGGGGAATGCCATTAATCTGCTGATTTTTACGGCTGGCCGGCTGACCAATTCAAATCCAGCTTTGATTCATCCGGGACAGACCATTCTGACCTCCCCAGCCGCCAATGCACTGCCCCAGGCCCTGATCCTTACGGCCATAGTGATTGGGTTTGCAATGACCACGTTCTTTTTGATTCTCCTGGTCCGGACCTTTGATCAGGTACAGACCCTGGACGCGGATCAGCCGCCACTTTGCTGTGAATTGCCTGATACCGGCCTGGGGGACAGGAAAACCAATCTACCGGGAAAAAAAGGATGA
- a CDS encoding tyrosine-type recombinase/integrase: protein MSKTIVFKFLNSVDRSTWMGNRNYIILSLLWALGLRVSELTRLVIGSFEPGIGPRIGLLRVKGKNKKQRALFVVDKLYDNLVAYLAHPKTLKFKKNPMLPVKSGKAISTDRVQRKLRQYCKEAGITGRLTPHVLRHSFATEMYHARVPLHAIQAMMGHSNTAETAIYIKVDDSFKQEALNQLVINGRLSWE from the coding sequence GTGTCAAAAACCATTGTATTTAAATTTTTAAACAGTGTTGACCGCTCCACATGGATGGGAAACCGCAATTATATCATCCTGTCTCTGCTGTGGGCGCTTGGCTTAAGGGTCAGTGAACTTACCCGCCTTGTCATTGGATCTTTTGAACCAGGGATTGGTCCCAGAATCGGCCTTTTGCGGGTAAAAGGAAAAAACAAAAAACAGCGAGCCTTATTTGTGGTGGATAAATTGTACGATAATCTCGTGGCATACCTGGCCCATCCCAAGACATTGAAGTTTAAAAAAAATCCCATGTTACCGGTTAAAAGCGGCAAGGCCATATCAACAGATCGGGTTCAAAGAAAATTGCGGCAATATTGCAAAGAGGCCGGTATCACCGGAAGGCTCACGCCTCATGTGCTCAGACACTCCTTTGCTACTGAAATGTACCACGCCAGGGTGCCGCTCCATGCCATCCAGGCGATGATGGGACATTCCAATACGGCTGAAACCGCAATTTACATCAAGGTGGATGACAGTTTTAAACAAGAAGCACTAAATCAGCTGGTTATTAATGGGAGGCTGTCATGGGAGTGA
- a CDS encoding site-specific integrase, with translation MIALLDEYKTQLSDVCGYADQTVENYASCMGMFARHLKAQDISIVQARGTHICLWIAQLRQKGFSYSRLEHHRYALKIFYAMLVKLDIVTKSPAAALPVLKKTGPVR, from the coding sequence ATGATTGCTCTGCTGGATGAATACAAAACACAGCTGTCTGATGTCTGTGGATATGCAGATCAAACTGTTGAAAATTATGCTTCCTGTATGGGCATGTTCGCCCGGCATTTAAAGGCACAGGACATCTCAATTGTTCAGGCCCGGGGCACACACATTTGTCTGTGGATAGCTCAATTAAGGCAAAAGGGCTTTAGTTACAGCCGTTTGGAACATCATCGCTATGCTTTAAAAATTTTTTATGCCATGCTTGTTAAATTGGATATCGTGACAAAAAGTCCGGCAGCAGCATTACCCGTATTAAAAAAAACGGGCCCAGTACGGTGA
- a CDS encoding tyrosine-type recombinase/integrase — MLEIKIEHFLDYCKVSNFATRSIQSLRVRLNEFNRFIKKTSVDSVKGISYRHLKVFITQCHNPSIHTQKARIWSLRQFFHFLKLNGWVKTNTASDFPYPKIEKTIPHFLTIEEYNRILSFFYRRASDAIGFRNLVMIMMLGLLGLRLSSVLSLNGDDIDKHLHAHLFRHTAATHLNKVSDPEITRHVLGHVRSSSTRKYTHLNPDQYATYMQIHPYMEVTP; from the coding sequence ATGCTGGAAATCAAGATAGAACATTTTCTCGATTATTGTAAAGTATCAAATTTTGCAACCAGGTCCATTCAATCCTTAAGAGTAAGGCTCAATGAATTCAATCGGTTTATTAAAAAAACGTCTGTTGACTCAGTAAAAGGTATCTCTTACAGGCATTTAAAAGTATTCATTACCCAGTGTCACAACCCTTCCATTCATACCCAAAAAGCACGTATCTGGAGCTTGAGACAGTTCTTTCATTTCTTAAAACTCAACGGGTGGGTGAAGACAAATACGGCTTCAGACTTTCCCTATCCAAAAATTGAAAAAACAATCCCTCATTTTTTAACAATCGAAGAATATAACAGGATTCTAAGCTTTTTCTATCGAAGAGCATCCGACGCTATCGGTTTCAGAAATCTTGTGATGATTATGATGTTGGGTCTCCTTGGGCTTCGGTTATCCTCTGTGCTTTCCCTGAACGGTGATGATATTGATAAACACCTTCATGCCCATCTATTTCGTCATACGGCTGCGACCCATTTGAATAAGGTGTCTGACCCAGAAATAACCAGGCATGTCCTGGGTCATGTACGAAGTAGCAGTACCCGAAAATATACCCACTTGAATCCCGATCAATATGCGACTTACATGCAGATCCATCCGTATATGGAGGTGACCCCATGA
- a CDS encoding tyrosine-type recombinase/integrase → MGVSITDFFNHIESFMDYRSTVYDISDQTIKSNLCDLKLFENFMDENQHKTITGPAVMDFQYHLKTQRKNCGGSLNRKLFTLRSYSNYLRLQEVDDADNLPFHSILKVRQGYRNRPDALTAQQIKQLLDTIDRSTCLGVRDYAIYALMYLCGLRIGEVFGLDLSGIDLKTKDITVTGKGKRIRTLHLSDELFQILSEYLAVRTFFYKNEHRNALFISKKGNRLAIRTMEDNFKKIVLKSGLQTRFNVSCHTLRHSFASHLNDKEVDMLVIKSLMGHSTTRSTEIYIHPSMQKVRQAMEKLPGVIFMNELIKKGGVIFSFQELRT, encoded by the coding sequence ATGGGAGTGAGCATAACAGATTTTTTTAACCATATTGAATCGTTTATGGATTATCGATCAACCGTGTATGACATCAGTGACCAGACCATTAAAAGTAATCTTTGCGACCTTAAGTTGTTTGAAAATTTCATGGATGAAAACCAGCATAAAACAATCACCGGCCCTGCGGTAATGGACTTCCAGTATCATTTGAAAACCCAGCGTAAAAATTGCGGTGGATCACTCAATCGAAAGCTGTTTACCCTGCGGAGCTATTCTAATTATTTGAGATTACAGGAGGTTGATGATGCTGACAATCTGCCGTTTCATAGTATTTTAAAAGTTCGGCAGGGATATCGGAACCGGCCGGATGCCTTGACCGCCCAACAGATTAAACAGCTTTTAGATACCATTGACCGAAGCACCTGTCTTGGTGTCCGGGATTATGCCATATATGCCCTGATGTATTTATGCGGCCTCAGGATCGGAGAAGTCTTCGGCCTGGACCTCTCCGGTATCGATTTAAAAACCAAAGACATCACTGTGACAGGAAAAGGCAAAAGAATCCGTACGCTTCACTTGAGCGATGAACTGTTCCAGATCCTGTCGGAATATCTTGCCGTGCGAACATTCTTCTATAAAAATGAGCATCGAAACGCACTGTTTATCTCAAAAAAAGGAAATCGTCTGGCCATTCGCACTATGGAAGACAATTTCAAAAAAATCGTTTTAAAATCCGGCTTGCAAACCCGGTTCAATGTGTCCTGCCACACCCTGCGGCATTCGTTTGCCTCCCATCTAAATGATAAAGAAGTGGATATGCTTGTGATTAAAAGCTTAATGGGACATTCAACAACGAGAAGTACCGAAATTTACATCCATCCTTCAATGCAAAAAGTACGACAGGCAATGGAAAAACTACCAGGCGTTATTTTTATGAATGAGCTTATAAAAAAAGGAGGTGTTATCTTTAGCTTTCAAGAGCTTCGCACATAG
- a CDS encoding monovalent cation/H+ antiporter complex subunit F, producing MMTGNLFLTGACQAAMAMLLAALTMLLWRLAKGPVAADRVIAMDLMSVLVVAFLVILSIYTGETTYLDVAIAYACIAFLGTIALARFIHRRGRKNDLRLPPSTPGSPKGGPDD from the coding sequence ATGATGACCGGCAATCTATTTCTGACCGGTGCCTGCCAGGCCGCCATGGCTATGCTCCTGGCCGCATTGACCATGCTGCTCTGGCGACTGGCAAAAGGACCTGTTGCTGCAGACAGGGTGATTGCCATGGATCTTATGTCGGTACTGGTGGTGGCTTTTCTGGTGATTCTTTCAATCTATACCGGAGAAACCACCTACCTGGATGTTGCCATTGCCTATGCCTGTATTGCCTTTCTGGGCACCATTGCACTGGCGCGGTTTATTCACAGGCGCGGTCGAAAGAATGATTTGCGGCTGCCGCCGTCCACACCAGGTTCCCCCAAAGGAGGTCCAGATGATTGA
- the mnhG gene encoding monovalent cation/H(+) antiporter subunit G: MIEYLIGILLIIGSFFCLVAALGVIRLPDPLTRMHAATKAGSLGAGLLVSAHALFYQELGISLRALSIIALLLFTAPVAAHIIARTSYRSGEAISDRTWIDELKGE; encoded by the coding sequence ATGATTGAATATCTGATTGGTATTCTGCTGATTATCGGCAGCTTTTTCTGTCTGGTGGCAGCGCTGGGGGTGATCCGCCTGCCGGATCCATTGACGCGCATGCACGCTGCCACCAAGGCCGGCTCACTCGGCGCAGGCCTTTTGGTGAGTGCGCATGCTCTTTTTTATCAGGAACTGGGAATTTCCCTCCGGGCCTTGAGCATCATTGCACTTTTGCTGTTCACGGCCCCGGTGGCGGCGCATATTATCGCCCGCACCTCTTACCGGAGCGGGGAGGCAATTTCAGACCGCACCTGGATTGATGAACTAAAGGGGGAATAA